The genomic region ATTCGTCTGGACCTTGAAAAAGTCTATGAGCTTTTTCCCCGTTTAAAAGAAAGACGAAAGCAACTGGCGGGCACGCTTTCTGGAGGAGAACAACAGATGCTCGCCATAGGCCGGGCCTTTATGGCTAGACCTAAGCTCTTAATGCTTGATGAGCCCTCACTCGGGCTTGCTCCGCTTCTGGTAGATAGCATTTTAAAGACCATAAAAAGTCTCAACGAAGAAGGGCTTACTATCTTGCTGGTGGAACAAAACGCTCGCCGCGCCCTTGATTTGGCGCACCGCGGTTACGTGCTAGAAACAGGTAAAATCGTCCTGCAGGGAAAAACCGAAGACCTTATCGCCGATGAAGACATTAGGCGGGCCTATCTTGGCAAAGATTACCGAGAATTTACTGATTAGGAGACAGCCATGAAACCTGATAATGCCGTTGAATATTTGTCTCAGGAAGGCTGGCGTCAATGGCATCTTGAATTACTGCAAAGTACTATTAATCGTGTTTATCACCGCGTGCCTTTTTATCGCAAGTTGATGGATATGCACAATATCTCTCCTGATGACATAAAAAGCCTTGAAGACATGAAAAAACTTCCCTTTACCACCAGAGAACACCTGGAAGAAAACTATCCCTATGATTTGTTTGCCGTGCCTTTGCGAGACATCGTGAGGCTTCATACTTTCCCCGGCCCGCGTACGCCTATTGTAAAGGGCTTCACTTTAAGAGATCTCTCGGCGGTGAGGCGTCTTACCGCTAGGTTTCTAGCCACAAGTGGAGTAACTTCTGAAGATATTGTTTTGATTTGTCTTGATCCGGGAATGTCCGTATGGATTTCAGAGATCAAAGAAGGCGCTGAGGAACTCGGGGCTTCGGTTATCCCGCCTGATCCCCAAAGCGTAAAAAATCGCCTAAAAGTGATGAGAGATTTTAGGGCTTCCGTGCTCATAACTACACCTTCATACGCCCTTTATCTGACAGGTATTATGCAACAAGAAGGTATAGCTCCTCCTAAAAGTCTTCGTCTCATCGTATTTGTAGGGGAAGGAATTGAAGATGAAGAAAGAATGCGTCTGGAACAGGTCCTGGGAGTTTCGACTCGGTTAGGTTACGGAGTAACTGAGGCAGTCGGCCCAGGCATGGGTTATGAATGTGACGAGAAAAACGGATACCACCTGGCCACTGATTACTTCATTCCCGAAATAATTGATCCAGAAACAGGAGAAGATGTGCCCCCAGGAGAGATAGGTGAGCTTGTGATCACCACCGTAGCGGTAAAGGCTAATCCTCTTATTAGATTTCGCACCGGAGACATGACGCGCTTTATCCCAGAGCCCTGCCCTTGTGGGCGCACTACCCCGCGCATTTCGCCGATACAGGCCCAAGCAGATGGTCGGGTTTCCGTGCGGGGGATAAAAATTTCTCTAGCTTATATAGAAAATCTTTTGGAGGAAGCCTATGGCCACGTGCCAGAATATGTTCTTTGTATCCAAAAGAAAAATTATCTGGAAAGGCTTTCCCTTTGGGTGGCCATAAATGAGAAACTCTTTGAACCAAGCATCCTCGGGCTTCACGAAGTAGCGGCCAAATTTGAAAGGCTTTTTGCCGAGACTTTTGGCCTAAACTGTCGTTTAAAACTGGTGGAAAAGGACCATCTTAAAGAAGTATCTAAGGGGAAAAAGATAGTTTATTTATAGCTATTCAAGCTCGTAAGACCAGACGGGGAGAATTTCTCTCTTCTTAAGCTCTTCCTCTATAGATGGAGGAAAATCGTGGGCAACAAATATTTTAAAAACAGGCTTCTTTTCCTGCTCAGCGATAGCTTTACAGAGCTTTTCAAAACGGGATATTTCTTTTTTAGAAGGTCTAACCTTTGCTTCCCCTAAGATAAGGATCTTCTCACCATTGCGCCTGGCGAGACCATAAACATTTACCCGCCGGTCTTTCTTTCCTATCTTTATGTATTTTCGCAAAAGCCGCCCTTCTACTTTTAAGCCGTGCTCGGCCAGAATAGACGGCAGCGCCTTGTAAGCTCGGTTTTCCAGGGTATAGCCAACTGTATCAGAAAGGCCTTCCACCCGCTCTTCTAGGCGGTCAAGCCTTTTAATGACCCTGCAATGTTTTCTCAGTTTCCTTCTGGGCTTCAGCTAACTCATTTAGCTTTTTCTCGGTTTCTTTCTGGGCTTCAGCTAGCTCCTGAACCGTAATTTCTAGTTTGGTAAGGCGTTCTTCACTTCTTTTCTGGGCCTCGGCTAGTTTGTTTATAGCCTGCCACACTTTGCGAAAATTTTCTTCAGTTCGCTCGGCAAAGGCCTCAAAGCGTTTTTCAAAAACTTCGAAATCTTTCTTGGTGAGCCTTTCTCCGAGTTCTTTATCAACCAAATAAAAATATTCTCTATTCTTTTAAGGATTCTTTTAAGGGAGTCCTTAGCTCTGGTGGTAGTTTTTCCAGAATTTCAATAAGTTTTAATTCTGTTGGCATGTTTTTTAGGCAATTCTTATAAAATTTTTAAAAATTATATCACCCAGCTTTTGAAACGTAAATCTCTTGTTCTCTAAAGCGGTATTAAAAAAATTAACCGTTTCTCCCCAAAATGCGCATTATGTCATTATAAAACACCACCGCCATAAGAAGAAGGAGAAGAGCTAGCCCCACTCTCATGGCCAATTCTTTGACTTTGTCAGGTATGGGGCGTCTTATGACGGCTTCAATGGCGTACATAAAAAGATGCCCGCCGTCTAACATAGGGATAGGCAATAGGTTAAGTACGCCCAAATTTACCGAAAGAATGGCCATAAAAGACATAAGGGCCCAAACCCCGGCCTGAGCTTGTTCACCAGCTAGTTGAGCAATAAAAATGGGCCCACCAAGGGTAGATAAGGGTAGCACCCGTTCTATGAGTTTTAAGATTGATATTAAAGTGAGTTTGATGAGAGCGACAACCATTAGCAGGCCTTCTACCAAAGCTTTATGTGGCGCTACTTTCTGATAAATAGCTTTCCCGGCGGAGACAATGCCGATCATGGGGGTTCTTATTGTCTCACCAAAGAGGTTTTTGGCCTCTCTTATTTCAGGTTTTACTACCAGGGTTATCTCTTGCTCTCCTCTTTTGATAGTAAGTTTTAGGGGTTTAGCAGTTGCTATTTTGATTATTTCACTCAATTCTTCCCATGTTTTAATGGGCTTTCCGTCAATAGCCACGATTAAATCACCTGGTTTTAAACCTGCTTGCGCTGCTGGACTATTAGGAAGCACTTGACCCACTTCCGGAATATAAACTGGTTTTCCCTGAAAGGTAAAAACTAAAACAAAAAATATCCAGGCCAGAACAAAATTAGCTATAGGACCGGCCAGAACTATCAGGGCCCGGTCTTTCAAAGGTTTATGAGAAAACGAATATTTGATTTCTTCAGGGGATAATTCGTCGGCAGGACTTTCTCCTAAAAGCTTTACATAACCGCCAAGAGGAATAGCCGATAAACGATATTCAGTACCGTTTCTAACCCAGGCAAAAATTTTAGGCCCAAAACCAAGGGAGAAAACGAGGACCCTTACACCTAACATACGGGC from Thermodesulfatator indicus DSM 15286 harbors:
- a CDS encoding ABC transporter ATP-binding protein, whose protein sequence is MLTVRNLVTCYGPIKALKNISLHVSKGEIVCLIGANGAGKTTLMLSIMGIVKPSSGEILFEDKPIHKLPTPSIVARGISLVPEGRQIFYPLTVEENLELGAYHRYKKEPKESIRLDLEKVYELFPRLKERRKQLAGTLSGGEQQMLAIGRAFMARPKLLMLDEPSLGLAPLLVDSILKTIKSLNEEGLTILLVEQNARRALDLAHRGYVLETGKIVLQGKTEDLIADEDIRRAYLGKDYREFTD
- a CDS encoding phenylacetate--CoA ligase family protein, giving the protein MKPDNAVEYLSQEGWRQWHLELLQSTINRVYHRVPFYRKLMDMHNISPDDIKSLEDMKKLPFTTREHLEENYPYDLFAVPLRDIVRLHTFPGPRTPIVKGFTLRDLSAVRRLTARFLATSGVTSEDIVLICLDPGMSVWISEIKEGAEELGASVIPPDPQSVKNRLKVMRDFRASVLITTPSYALYLTGIMQQEGIAPPKSLRLIVFVGEGIEDEERMRLEQVLGVSTRLGYGVTEAVGPGMGYECDEKNGYHLATDYFIPEIIDPETGEDVPPGEIGELVITTVAVKANPLIRFRTGDMTRFIPEPCPCGRTTPRISPIQAQADGRVSVRGIKISLAYIENLLEEAYGHVPEYVLCIQKKNYLERLSLWVAINEKLFEPSILGLHEVAAKFERLFAETFGLNCRLKLVEKDHLKEVSKGKKIVYL
- the rseP gene encoding RIP metalloprotease RseP, with protein sequence MHTAIAVIIVLGVLIFFHEFGHFLMARMLGVRVLVFSLGFGPKIFAWVRNGTEYRLSAIPLGGYVKLLGESPADELSPEEIKYSFSHKPLKDRALIVLAGPIANFVLAWIFFVLVFTFQGKPVYIPEVGQVLPNSPAAQAGLKPGDLIVAIDGKPIKTWEELSEIIKIATAKPLKLTIKRGEQEITLVVKPEIREAKNLFGETIRTPMIGIVSAGKAIYQKVAPHKALVEGLLMVVALIKLTLISILKLIERVLPLSTLGGPIFIAQLAGEQAQAGVWALMSFMAILSVNLGVLNLLPIPMLDGGHLFMYAIEAVIRRPIPDKVKELAMRVGLALLLLLMAVVFYNDIMRILGRNG